The DNA window TGGAATTAGGGTAGTGTAGTGCTTTGTACATGCTGTGACTGCAATGCTGAGCTTCTGTCACGAAGCTACTCCCAAGGATGGCAACCAGTGAATTTTCTTTGTGGAATGCCTAAAATGAACTCTTTTATGGAATCTGACTTCTCATATCTTTCCCAGCCTTCTCATGTATATATACTAAAACTTACTtagtgagagaaaaataaaaaaattatgaaaaaaaataaattatggaCCTATTCTATCACAGTTTCAGAATTTAATCTGACAGTACTAGATTGTGTTGCAAAGTGGTTTaaatttgcagttttctttgaagtttgtTAGTTGTCCCTTACTAATCTCCTATGgctggaaattaattttggaaGGCTATTCAAACACagggattttaattttatttttttttaatttgcatttgtaGTTTAACTGTTATATAACTGTTCTCATAGATGCTTTAATAGTATGAGTGTGCAtggaaattattaatatttcaaaacatgTGAATAACTGGTAGGGCAGGCCTATAAGAAGGAGCAGGATTATAGTAGTGACTGAACAATAATCTGAGACTTTAATGCTAAAAAGACACCACTCAACTGAAAAAATGAGAGCAGGGTTGCAAATCCtgaatttatatataattatgaaattatatcctttttgttttttccacactCCTGCGTTGTTTCAGAACTTCAGGAGATGCTACGTGATCACTCCTTTGTTGGCTGTGTCAGTCCACAGTGGGCTCTGGCCCAATATCAGACAAAACTGTACCTTCTCAATACAACAAAACTCAGGTAAAGAAGCTGTTAGACTTGTTGGCAGCTGAAATAAGTACCAATTATGAAGCTAAttagaagaaggaaggaaatgacAGGAAAAACAACACCATTCGCTTGTTGCCTATCCTAAAAGTCATGAGGCTAAAGATTTAAGCCTTCAGTTCAGAACAGTGGAAGCAATTCTGGCCCACGTTGGAGAAGTTTCAGGGAATCAGTGTAGTTAAAATGCCAGCTACTGTATTGTGTGCTCATagaagcaaaaggaaggaaaaggctttttcttgctttatctGTCTCCATGATCTATGATCATTATCATGATCTGATTCAGGATCATCTACAGCACATTGTATAAAGATGAGCAAGCAGAAGTTCAGAAAAGTCCTGTAAAACATTGTATCCAGTTGGGTTAAGAGTATCTGCAGGACATGATTGTAACACAAAGTTGGTAATTTGCATATGCAGCCTTACAGGGCCAGCTACATAAATTTTGTAACAAATCAGAGAATATACTTGAGACAGACATGTCTATCAATTTCCCAGCTCCTGTGCATTTCTTGCAAGTGCAACAAAGGAGTAAAGAAGTTGAAATATAAGTTATCAGGAAATAAACTGATATTAGTTGGATGCTTCAGTATGTAACATTTCTGCACCGGTGTGGCTGATGATGTCAGAAACCAAGAAATAGATTAAATATCTAGTTAGTACATGTGAATCTTTAAACTCTGTAGTTAAAGCAAGATATTTATTAATAGGACTGGATATGTACATCTGATGTTTCCGTGATGATTCTTACTTTCCCTTCTTAATTATGGTAACTTGAAGATACGTGATCCTGTCCATACAACTAATTTTTGTGCTTCAATTTAGCCAAGAACTCTTCTACCAGATACTTATTTATGACTTTGCAAACTTCGGAGTCTTAAGGTTATCTGTAAGTATAATTTTACATTACATCCTATATaacaaggtttttttaaagaagtctgTCCTGTCAGACAAATGCATAGTTTTGGTTGCATAGTCAGGTTGGTTATTGTCCACTACAAGagcattgttttgtttcttttacagtaaGAACAGAATGTAGAACAGCCTTAATTTTTTGTGTCTTCTACTGTTAAATTGTCATCCTGGCTGCTTGTTATTAGTGCCAGTTGTAGATATTCACCAAGTTTTGCTGTTGCTCATTACATTAGgacaaataattaatttgaataCACAATCTACAGAAATATAGTGTTGATTGCCAGTATTTATCCTGCAAATATTGCAGTACTTGGCAGGATTGGGGACTGCACAGAACTatcataaagaaattaaaacctttttagACTGGTTATGATAAACAGAACTGTTTGTTCTGCAGGGCAGATGTGGCATATTGCAATTAGTTATTATGTGAAGAAAGAAGCTATAGATTTCCAACAGACCATGCTGTTTGTTAACAAAAGTTTTGCCTTCTCCATTTTTAGGAGCCAGCTCCTTTATACGAACTTTCAATGCTTGCTTTAGAGGATCCTGAAAGTGGCTGGACGGAAGAAGATGGCCCAAAAGAAGGGCTTGCTGAGTACATTGTGGAGTTTCTGAAACAGAAGATTGAGATGTTgaaggattatttttctcttgaaattgATGAGGTGACTCCTGCTATAGTAATAGACAGTAAGAATGGTGAACTTGGCAGCGTTAGGCTTGCAGTTGGACttgattttaaaggtcttttccaacccaaatgattccatgattttacaTTTTGGTAACAGATAACTGCAATAGTTTGTTTGCAATGCTTAGTATCACTAAGAACTAGCTCCAGTACAATTTAGATGGCTTACccctttcattaaaaatgctCAAGACTTATGCTGCCTTTAAGAAGGGTGCTACATATATAAacttatatttatatgtaagtTTATATTTAACTAGTTACCaagtcacagaatgggtaaggttggaacCCATTCCCAGTGCATgatctggtccaacctctctgctcaaacagggtcatcctagagcacattgcacaggattgcattcAGACAgtttttgaatgtctccagtgagggagactgGGCAACATCTGTGGGCAATCCACAGTTTAGTCATTGCTTCCGTAACTAGAATGCAGATCTTTTAACCAACAAGGTGTGCATCCCTTAATTTATAAGGAAGCAAACAGCTTCATCAAGCCCAGGCACTTCATTTGGATATTGTCCTGGGAAGTGGGATCTGTGTAGTAAGTGGCTAGAGCTAGAGGAAGAGGCTGAATTTAGGTTTTCCTGAGTCAAGTGGCTTAAATCCATGCCTTGTGAAGTTAAACAATGCCAGTAACCCTCTTCCTGCAATGTCTGCCTGGCATCAGGCTTTAAAAACTTGTAGCTTCAGCTACTCCTAAGGCTCACTGAGTTTGGTAAGAATCAGTCTTACAGTATGTGACAGTTTTGATGCATTTACTgcaagaaagaacattttttgtttactgAAGCAGCAATGTTGCCTTGCAGGAAGGAAATCTTATTGGGTTACCACTTCTGATAGACAACTATGTTCCACCGCTTGAAGGACTGCCTATGTTTATCCTTCGATTGGCCACagaggtatatatatatatcagtgattttattaatttgcaattacttttttttacttcacaTTTAAGCAACTCCAGCCCTTCCTTTGCAGTTTCTGGTGCAGCTTAAATGTACTGTTATGTGTTCCAGACACTTTTGCTATGGTTACTGAATAGTTGTGCTTTGCCTCTGTATTCATAACTCCTGACTAAATGAGCctgtattttgatttaaaagccTGCACTCCTACACTTTCTTTGTTCTATTCCTTTACCTTATCAGCACAAAAATGGCCAATACATTATTGTGACTTTTCCATATTAAGACTCTCTATCAAAGTCTCTGACTGCTACCCAGATTCTGTAAAatgacttctttttcttgtaacAGGTAAACTGGGATGAAGAAAAGGAGTGTTTTGAAAGCCTAAGTAAAGAACTTTCCATGTTCTACTCCATCAGAAAGCAGTATATAATAGGTGAAGCCAATCCAACAAGCTCTCAGGTACAAGAATACTGTAACTAGTCCTATGAACAGACAACTAACAACTTTTAGgaaacttctgctttttcagctaCAGACTTCTAATCCCAGCTCTTTCAGTGAAGTGAATCAAGTAGCAGTGTGGCAAGGTTCTGAAACAATGTGGCTTAAATTTTCTGAGGTATTATAGGTATTGAGAGAACCTTTTAACTTTGGGCATTGCAGTGTACTTTATATTATTACAAGAGTTCTTGGCCTCTGAGTTTGGGATGTATTTTTATGGTATATTTCTATAGAAGAATAAGGATgcatataaatgaaaaatgactgTGTCTAAATACCTGCTTAATTATTCCATCACACTCACCCATTCTGCAATTACTTTACAGAGCTTAAAATTAACTTGACTGTATAGAATGAACTTCTTTAATACTAGTAGAATTTTACAGTTGCTGTAGTCTTACATTATAAAGTTTTTTAAGGAATGTTCTCTGGTAAAAGAGAACTTCAGTTTAATTGTTTAATTGtttgtcctttttctcctgtatttcaGAATGAAGATTCTGACTCTGGTTCAAAAACATGGAAATGGACTGTGGAACATGTGATTTACAAAGCTTTTAGGACTCATCTTTTGCCTCCTGAACACTTTGCAGAAGATGGCAACATTTTGCAGCTTGCTAACCTGCCTGACCTGTATAAAGTTTTTGAAAGATGTTGAGCAAGTAGTTATTACAGACCGTTTTTTTAGATAGGCACCATTCCTTTTATGTTCAGTTTTACATAGTAGAAGATAAAGCTGGAATCTTgatgaaggaaagaagaagagaggaTTTAGTATCATACTAAACTACTAACATGACAGCAAAtggtcttttttccttctgttgatcaaagtataaaaagaataattttagctttttctaAACCCAACCCAAgttcctaaaataaaatttccactTATTCTCTGAGTTTCCCTATTAACCAATCTGCTAACAGAATACAATTTCTACTGCAGAAAATTAAGTGGGTTAAGTGATTGTGAAAGAAGATGGAGCTTAATTTAGTTGAAATGTGAGTGCTTTAACTTTGTTTGCTTCTtgaaagtgaaacagaaaaaggcagCTAACCTGTTTTATGACTGTTGTCTGGCAGTATCTGCAATAATATACATGCAAAGCACTTAAAAATCATCTGTTACTAGAGAAGTTAGTCTTGTAATATTTCAGGCCCCTTGCTGATATAAGACAAACCCCTTCCCTCTTAATTAAGGAATCAGAAAATAGAAATGGGAATGGTCTGGCAGATAGTAAATGAGCATGCAAACATAATATTCATTATCTCAAATTTATTGAACGGGGCTTGGGAGATCTACATGCAAGGCTGTGTCCCAACAAGGAAAGCATTATTCTAAGTCCAAGAGGCATCTAGCATCCAAACCAAAAAGGAAAGCAAGCTTCAGTTTTGCAGTGTAAAGATTTCTGTTCCATTTGAAAGCAGCTCTGGTATAAGCAGAAGCATGAATGCTCTTGGATTGCAGTGGTCCCAAACCCTGCCTTGCTTTGAGAAATACTCTTGATGGGCAGCAGTTTGCAACAGGAGAGCATTTGATATGAGTCCAAAAGGATAATTCCTCTCAGAAGGGCATCTGCTGGCTTCAAGTAAAGTCTTAACACAGGGGCTGTGTAACTTCAATTTCAGGGGTGTCAAGTGCAGATGCTGATCGTTTCCTGCCTGTGATGTGCCAGCTTAAAAAGAGTGAAGTTCTTAATAACAGAAATCCACATTGTTTCAGAAAGcatcttcttccttctgctccctctCTTTGATGGCAATCCTGTCAATGACATAACTACTGGAGAATTGTCTTCCTGAGCCAGCCAGCccagaaaatgaaatctgaagCGAGCCACTGGCTTGAGCTGGCCACAGCCCACATTACTTTCTGGCAATGAGGGGGCACTGTCATGGTGGAGAATATAGGAACTACTAATGGAAATCACATTTGTAGTGTGATTCCACTGTATCTTGCCCTTGCTACAGTGTGCTTGTTTTGTGATTTCAGCGTACTGCTGTATCACTTTCCTAAATCCAAATCACATATCATGGCTTAATATATCAAATAGGTAAATTTGATTAAACATGAAAAGCTCCCTCTGTGGAACATCCAAAAGAGCCTGGACTCTGACATGTACATGTGAGAAATGTCTATAGATAACCACAGACATGCTTAAATTGTATGTTAAGTCTGGCAGCATGTGCACTGTCATGCCATGTGAAAATATGAGCTCCTGATCACACTGTTCTGCAGGCTCCTGACCCTCACAAAGCTAATAACCCCAAAAATCATAAGTACATTCTGAGTTATGttcattttcccccctttttgtatttttttcacctttttggTATTTAATAGAAACCTGATTACATAGTGCCAAGTTCCttgcacaaaatgaaaaatactcttaataaagctgaaatagtttggttttgtttttttcaatctATATATTTCAGAGCTTTAAGCAACCTAATACAGATTAACTGCCTCCCTATGGGTAAAAAGGGCAGGAAATCTTTcttacaaaatgtattttgaagttaAGATAGCAATAAATCATCAATCAAAACATTACTAAGCTCGTCATGGATACATGACAAGCAGCTAATGGAATCAGTTTGGTCAACAgcttgctgggttttttttccttttagattcTTCATTCAGATCTGCTTCTTGAAACAAGTctctttttaaatctcattttcaagcccaataaaaagaaaacatgtaaCAAAGTAAGTCCACACAGCCACATTGCTGTGTTTCCAACAGTTCACAGATTCAGCTTTTCAAAACTAGAAAACCTCAGGGTGAACTGCTCTCTTGCTTGTTTGGCTGCTCAGATCAGTTCAAATACTTCTGATTCCCAGGAACACAGAAGAATGATATGAAAACACTTCTCCAGGCCTGAGATACCTTAGTTTAGCCAAGTTAAATGCTCAACACATTCAAGTCTAGATTCTGctattattttgttgtttttctgagcaCTTCTATCACAAAGAACAAATCAACTTTGAGAAATCTACCATGACAGCCAGTATTAGACTGTCCCTGCATCTCAGTAAGCCAGAGGCAAAGTCATTTGTCTCAAGCTGCTTCCTTCTAGTTGTTGATACAGGAAAGTTCAATCGTGCTACTTCATTTCAAAACTCACCTACCTACTGCCAGGTGACTTCTTTAGGTGACACCAAAACGAGCAGTGATCATTCTTCAAATGCAGTTCTCTGACTCTGAAGGGAGAGTCCATGAAACAAAAACTTTCCCAAGCTGGGAGACACAGCTGCTTCACCCTGACTTTACTGTAACAATTGCTGTATTTTTCGTACTGGATATGCTTGTACTGCCAGAGGAACCATCCCTGAGCAGCTGGTATACTGTCCCATAAGGACATCTTGGAATCAAAACATATCTGGGGTACATGGATAACTGCTGACCACTTGAGTGCTGTTCTGAGTACAAGGTAAGTCAGCTTGCTGTCAGACTGCCATGCCAAGTAACCAGTCCATTACCACGGCCTTTCACATGAACAATCACCTCATTTTCACtagaaacaaaagcaagcagGTTTCTTTAGAAAAGGCTGGTGTAAAGTGCTTCTGAGGATGTCTTCCGGGTACTCAAGGAGAGCAGAATCatccctgggaagggcaggactGAACAACAGTTTTTGAGTCAACTTTGCAGGTTTTATAGGTACGTTTGACAGCaccaaagaaaattattccagaTTCAGTGTTTTAACTCCTTTCTATACCATAActgatgcattttaaatttataggAGATGCAGCCTTTCATGGCAGCAACCAGAACTGTCATTCCCTTTGAATGCACCAAAGGGAATAACTTCCTTGGCAAACTTCCCATGTAAGAAAATGTGGCATCTCAGTTAACTCAATATACAGAAAACCTGAAAACCATATGCTACAGGAAGAAAGGATGCTCCTTTAGGAAAGGCTTACAAAATCTTTACCTTACATTTGGCAAATATAACTAGTCATGTTTGGTGTAACAAAATATCCCCCCCTCAAGGATATTCTGGCACTAGTGGATATGGCTTGTTCTGCTTTGCAGTTAATGCTTTTGTATCAATTcctctttcctattttttcccccccgaGTACTGAAATTCAGGAAGAAACAGACACTGAGGATAGGTTGAATTTCTTTGATATCCAGAGGAATTCCATATTGCAGGTTGAGGAAGGTGTTCAAGTAAAGTCACGAGTCATGGACCTTGATGAAGCTGGTAGGTTTAATAGACCTTTTGCCTTCCTATCCCAGATGCATTTTTCTCAGAGTTTAATACTTGGTTAGGAACATTAGGAACACAACATAGCATTATTAAAAGATAGAgtttgaatcttttttttttttttttacttctaatgGTTTATTCTTACTGGCATCTTCTGAAACAGACTTGGATATTCTGAAGCAATGTAAGTGATAAAACTTCATCCtggcgctttttttttttttcattcagtaatCACAGAAGAGAATTTTAGAAAGAGCAGACTGAAGCCAATGTAACAGCTTGCTGCCTTCAATGTATATCCATCTTCAATGTGAAGGAAGCTAGACTGCCTAATCTTTTAGTCACACACTTATTTACAGAACTGttatttggaacaaaaaggCAGGTGATGATTTTGCTATAAAGGCTTAGTAGTAGTTAAAGTGAAATAAAGTATCTGTGAAGGTAttttcaaaacatcttttttatGTAGCTCTTGCAGACTTCATTAGCATCACTTTCATTTCaatctcctcctttcttttcccctagTACTGCCCCCAGAATACTTTGTTGGTGCTGTAGCCTCAACTCAAACAGAACTAACCAAGTGACCATGTTTATGACTCTAGCTCACTTTTAATAAATGATGTCCCAGCACACTTGTAATGTCTCATACCCAAAGCTGAAAAGTGAAGAGAAATCCTGCATCCACACAGCCCTGAACATCCATATCCCTCTACGATTTCATGAAGTTCACGGCTGTTTGACAGTTGCAGTGGCTTACAACCCTCTGCTGCTAGTTTACTGATTTGCTGAGACTGAATAAGGGAAAAGTCCTGTAAACTGAAATAGTCACCACTACTTCAAGGAAAAGCTGTGATatgatgagaacacagctcaCCTTGTCTTCTGCCTGCTAAGCTGCTGTTCCATGGCAATGGAAATACTACAAAGCAATGCAGCCCATATGCACGAGTTAATATGAGAGGAATACACTGGTACTTAGCATTTGCTCTGCAGGTTGCTAATAAAACCTAATGGCTctagaagaaaagcagcaacacTTACATTCCTCTTTAGGTAGGAATTAGGTGTTACATGAAATGTTTTTGATCAAGTATAAGCTAACACGTAAGACCTGTGTATGGAAGTACACATCTTGCACAGGCAAGCTGAATGACTGACTACCTTCACTTCACTACTGGCGTAATTAATACTAGTGTTTGCAAAGGCTCACTTACTCCAGTTTCCTCCTTGAACCTGAAGAACATCACCACCAGTACAAGAGAGGGAACCAGGCTACTTCAAAGAGCTCCTTGCATCCTTTTGATATCATATATGCAACAAAGTATTGACGTGCCACTACTACTGTTGCAGCATCCCTACAGGCAATCAGCCCTATAGCACGTTTTGCACAAAATCTATGCAAACTCGAATTCTTATTACCCCACGAGAAATAAGGGAGTGGTATATGCAGATTTTCTAATGACAAAGCAACAAAATATCATTATACATTACCCatgttttaacattttattttagaaagtgaacatatccattaaaaaaaaaaagaaaatgcatggaattaaaaaaaaagtaaacataaaACTAATGACAAATTgcaataacataaaataattttatctagTGAGCCCCAACAATTATTAAATATACTTCCACCACAGAGGAGTTTTACTTCATTATATTACCAGTCTCTTGATTAGGTACACAAGACAACACTTTCCAGTAATTACCTAGTCATTAGAAGATCAACTTcaggaatcatggaataataaaatacattgtgGACGAATACTTTCATACCACCTGGGAGGCAACCTAATATACATATGTCAACAAGGTACATCTTCATGAGGTATTACAGTACATGGGAACCATTCCCTTTACTTTCTAAGGAGTAAATTCTCCTGTCAGCAGCTCCACCAGCAAGTCAGCCACAGACTCTGTTGCCAGTTTCCAAACCCCAACAACTTCCTTccaagattttctttctgcaacagATTACACAAGTCAGGATGAATGAAGATGGGagtaaagaaaacagacattGTAAACACAGAGAGTGAAAAGGTCATCCACTCTTCCAGATGAGACCTTCAAATCAGAAGCTTCAGCTTCAAGGATATTTAAtctctcccacagctgcagctttgctgtggGTGGTGAAGAGAAAGCATGGGGCAAGATAATTCCAGAAGTAAATGAAGTAATTTccaaaataaggaaataatcTCTCATATTTAAACAAAGTACACTGCAAAAATCTTAAGATGCAGCTGGTCCAAATGTAACCCACTTGTAGTATTAAACAGAGTGAAGAGGGGAAATACCAAAGTAGTTTCGCCCATGAAATCTTTACTTGCCCTAGACCTAAACCAAAGAAAATCTCTTCCTGGTACTCTTGCACTGCCATCTCCAAAGAAGTATCTCTGCCGCCTAGCAAAGAAAGGAGTTTTTACACATCTGGTCCACCACTGTCCTTTCCAGGACAGCCAACAAATAAATGCCAAGGACCCCACCTCCAGGCTTTCAAGAGCCTGGCAGGATTTCCTGCTTGAAACTGCTAAGAGAGACAAAGTGAGCTCAAAAAAGATGAACTCCTAAGAGTTAGACCACCATTCAAATTATTTGGGAAGGaactaagaagaaaaacatacttttcGGAATATCCAGGTCCTATCCACAGGAACTTACCTGCTTTCTCATATTTGCTATACAATTGGTTTTTCActgtcttgcttttcttctgagtCTTCATCAGATCctgaaaaggaagacaaaaatgcTATTAGATCagctgagagaagagaaaaaaaaaaaagatgaagggaaaaagaaaaaatcagacCACCACCAGTACTGGCTTATCAAAAGGCAATTCAAAGCAACTATTtcccataaaaatatttactttttctttcagatttcttaTCTTTTCAAATGTTTCACACTGAaagttgtttgtggttttttttgtcacagttaacaaacccaaaccccagcACTGGGATCCTTCTTGAAATATCCTGTCAACGGATTCAGTTAGACTTCAAATTTTCATGACAACATACTCAGGACAATCAACTCCACATTTACTCACTGACAAGCAGATTTTCCCACTTGTTACACCCTGCCCCTTTGGAAGACAACTTCAGAAGACACTTTCAAAGCAGCCAGAAATACTGTTTCTACAAATTAATAAATTCTATAATCTAGTGTTTTGGCAAGAGATTGTCTCACTCTAAGCCGGAAaccagctccctctgcctctccctgcccagttCTCTTTTCCTCATGCCCTGCCCACTCTCAGCCCTCTGCTTTGAGAAAGCCCTGGAAAGGCATCAAAGAGAAACCTTAGCTAGTCACAGGGCTACCTGCCCAGAGCCAGTTCCTGCTGGAGGCACTGCTTTGCAGGGAGGTGGTTTGATGGATCAGCCACTTTCGGGGAGAGCAAGAAGACAGGAAGCAAACAGGGTGAGCAGCACTGACCCCCATTTTCCGGACTTCCAGCCC is part of the Chiroxiphia lanceolata isolate bChiLan1 chromosome 1, bChiLan1.pri, whole genome shotgun sequence genome and encodes:
- the MLH1 gene encoding DNA mismatch repair protein Mlh1 isoform X1; translation: MYIFTLHKPLEIAPQNVDVNVHPTKHEVHFLHEDSILERVQQHVESKLLGSNSSRMYFTQTLLPGADCSSSEVVKSAANSSVVTKGTGDKVYAHQMVRTDSREQKLDAFLQPVNNPPNTGLTEVTTEVDARPPEGASRPQDAEMEEVSDLVEMADVQEDIGKPGGLSESGHLSRKTVPSRKRPREDTDIEMEEDDTTKDMTAACTPRRRIINLTSVLTLQEEISNQGHAKLQEMLRDHSFVGCVSPQWALAQYQTKLYLLNTTKLSQELFYQILIYDFANFGVLRLSEPAPLYELSMLALEDPESGWTEEDGPKEGLAEYIVEFLKQKIEMLKDYFSLEIDEEGNLIGLPLLIDNYVPPLEGLPMFILRLATEVNWDEEKECFESLSKELSMFYSIRKQYIIGEANPTSSQNEDSDSGSKTWKWTVEHVIYKAFRTHLLPPEHFAEDGNILQLANLPDLYKVFERC
- the MLH1 gene encoding DNA mismatch repair protein Mlh1 isoform X2, which produces MYSLQHVESKLLGSNSSRMYFTQTLLPGADCSSSEVVKSAANSSVVTKGTGDKVYAHQMVRTDSREQKLDAFLQPVNNPPNTGLTEVTTEVDARPPEGASRPQDAEMEEVSDLVEMADVQEDIGKPGGLSESGHLSRKTVPSRKRPREDTDIEMEEDDTTKDMTAACTPRRRIINLTSVLTLQEEISNQGHAKLQEMLRDHSFVGCVSPQWALAQYQTKLYLLNTTKLSQELFYQILIYDFANFGVLRLSEPAPLYELSMLALEDPESGWTEEDGPKEGLAEYIVEFLKQKIEMLKDYFSLEIDEEGNLIGLPLLIDNYVPPLEGLPMFILRLATEVNWDEEKECFESLSKELSMFYSIRKQYIIGEANPTSSQNEDSDSGSKTWKWTVEHVIYKAFRTHLLPPEHFAEDGNILQLANLPDLYKVFERC